In one window of Cellulophaga sp. HaHa_2_95 DNA:
- a CDS encoding cytochrome c oxidase subunit II: MTAFLIIAVLVLVAIAIWQMTKIFELSQIKADNSQIANDKDNKYNGYLLFAFLIFIYGITIFSFWKYTKVLLPEAASEHGAEYDSLMLWSFVIIFIVQTLTQALLHYFGFKYRGEKGKKALFYADNDRLEFIWTIIPVIVLAGLILWGLYTWTTIMDINDDDDPVVVELYAQQFNWTARYAGGDNVLGDANVRMIDIDRANVLGLDEADPNAADDIIVKELHLPVGRKVNFKMRSQDVLHSAYMPHFRAQMNCVPGMITEFSYTPIYTTEEMRQNPDVVDKVKRTNAIRAKRAAKGEDNSDPWEFDYILLCNKICGKSHYNMQMKIIVESEEDYNKWLAEQQTFGKTMMASAE, translated from the coding sequence ATGACTGCATTTTTAATTATAGCTGTTTTAGTATTAGTGGCAATTGCTATTTGGCAAATGACCAAAATTTTTGAACTGTCACAAATCAAAGCTGACAATTCACAAATTGCTAACGATAAAGACAATAAGTATAACGGATATCTATTATTCGCTTTTCTTATATTTATTTACGGAATTACTATTTTCAGTTTCTGGAAGTACACAAAAGTTTTGTTGCCAGAAGCGGCTTCAGAGCATGGTGCGGAATACGATAGTTTAATGCTATGGTCTTTTGTTATCATCTTTATTGTACAAACATTAACGCAAGCCTTATTGCATTACTTCGGTTTTAAGTATAGAGGAGAGAAGGGTAAAAAAGCTTTATTCTATGCGGATAATGATCGTTTAGAATTTATCTGGACTATTATTCCTGTAATTGTTTTAGCAGGTTTAATCCTATGGGGATTATATACTTGGACTACTATAATGGATATCAACGATGATGATGATCCTGTAGTTGTTGAGTTGTATGCACAACAATTTAATTGGACGGCTAGATATGCTGGTGGTGATAATGTATTAGGAGATGCTAATGTTCGTATGATTGACATTGATCGTGCTAATGTATTAGGATTAGATGAAGCAGATCCAAACGCGGCAGATGATATTATCGTAAAAGAATTACACCTTCCAGTAGGTAGAAAAGTAAACTTTAAAATGCGTTCTCAGGATGTATTACACTCTGCTTATATGCCTCACTTTAGAGCGCAAATGAACTGTGTTCCTGGAATGATAACTGAGTTTTCTTATACTCCAATCTATACCACAGAAGAAATGCGTCAGAACCCTGATGTTGTTGATAAGGTGAAAAGAACGAATGCCATTAGAGCTAAAAGAGCAGCTAAAGGTGAGGATAATTCTGATCCATGGGAGTTTGACTATATTTTGCTTTGTAATAAAATTTGTGGTAAATCTCACTACAACATGCAAATGAAAATTATAGTAGAGTCTGAAGAGGATTACAACAAGTGGTTAGCGGAGCAACAAACGTTCGGTAAAACCATGATGGCTTCGGCAGAATAA
- a CDS encoding DUF3341 domain-containing protein, whose amino-acid sequence MASKVIHALYTDDDVLMHAVKKVKEAKHHIEEVYCPFPVHGLDKAMGLAPTRIAITAFIYGCIGLAVATTMMNFIMIEDWPQDIGGKPSFSYLENMPAFVPIMFELTVFFAAHLMVITFYMRSKLWPFKEAENPDKRTTDDHFLMEIEIHNNEDELWQLLAETGAVEINISEK is encoded by the coding sequence ATGGCATCTAAAGTTATACATGCACTTTATACAGATGATGACGTGTTAATGCACGCTGTAAAGAAAGTAAAAGAAGCTAAGCATCATATTGAAGAGGTTTATTGTCCTTTCCCAGTTCACGGGCTAGACAAAGCAATGGGTCTTGCGCCAACTAGAATAGCTATTACAGCTTTTATCTATGGGTGTATTGGTCTTGCAGTGGCAACCACGATGATGAATTTCATCATGATTGAAGATTGGCCACAAGACATTGGTGGTAAGCCAAGTTTTAGCTATTTAGAAAATATGCCGGCGTTTGTTCCTATTATGTTTGAACTTACAGTGTTTTTTGCGGCGCATTTAATGGTAATTACTTTTTATATGAGAAGTAAATTATGGCCTTTCAAAGAAGCTGAAAATCCAGATAAAAGAACCACTGATGATCATTTTTTAATGGAAATTGAAATCCATAATAATGAAGATGAATTATGGCAATTGTTAGCTGAAACGGGAGCAGTTGAGATTAATATTTCAGAAAAGTAG
- a CDS encoding cytochrome P450, with amino-acid sequence MKKTPIVSQFEVFKNSKRILKNPLPFHRENFEKYGDVFRVKIGVKDELAFTRSPQLIKHILQKQHKKYHKSSLQTKDLAKYIGHGILTSNGEHWRTHRRMVQPAFHKKKLRNLIGTIREAILLEIKDIPVTHPIDVYPIMSSLAFQVVAKSLFSRDDIQEEMSQLQYITETNQRMLIKEMRQPYLNWWFQLSGQIKKHLNLAKDGQAILHQLIESRRNSAVEKDDLLDMLLQARYEDGTAMAKEQLIDEVLILFTAGHETTANALSFLVFLLAKHPEIQEKAYQEVQNISLEGDDVLTQLLELKYVQQCIEEAMRLYPPAYIIDRVAIEDDEFEGLNIPKDSLVLMSIYELHRNENFWEAPNEFNPERFDASKKKEYQEYYYPFGAGPRMCVGNNFAMYEMIIAVTELLQKYKMTTVLPEVTINPLISLKPENVLISFTARN; translated from the coding sequence ATGAAGAAAACACCCATAGTTTCACAGTTCGAAGTCTTTAAGAATAGCAAAAGAATTTTAAAAAATCCTTTGCCTTTTCATCGCGAAAATTTTGAAAAATATGGAGATGTATTTAGAGTTAAAATTGGAGTCAAAGATGAGCTGGCTTTTACACGAAGTCCGCAACTAATAAAGCACATTCTTCAAAAACAGCATAAAAAATATCACAAATCTTCTTTGCAGACCAAAGATTTGGCGAAGTATATTGGTCATGGAATACTAACGTCTAACGGAGAGCACTGGCGTACTCATAGGAGGATGGTGCAACCTGCATTTCACAAAAAGAAATTACGGAATTTAATAGGAACCATCAGGGAAGCAATCTTATTAGAAATAAAAGATATACCAGTAACTCATCCTATAGATGTATATCCTATCATGAGTAGTTTGGCATTTCAAGTAGTGGCCAAATCACTATTTAGTAGGGATGATATTCAAGAAGAAATGTCGCAGCTTCAGTATATCACAGAGACTAATCAAAGGATGCTGATTAAAGAAATGCGCCAACCTTATTTAAATTGGTGGTTTCAACTCAGTGGGCAAATCAAAAAGCATCTAAATTTAGCGAAAGATGGGCAAGCTATTTTGCATCAACTAATAGAAAGTCGCAGAAACTCGGCTGTGGAAAAAGATGACCTATTAGATATGTTATTGCAAGCCAGGTATGAGGATGGTACGGCAATGGCAAAAGAACAATTGATAGATGAAGTTTTAATTTTATTTACTGCAGGACACGAAACGACAGCCAATGCTTTAAGTTTTTTAGTGTTCTTACTAGCCAAACACCCGGAAATTCAAGAGAAAGCATACCAAGAGGTGCAAAATATTTCGTTAGAAGGTGATGATGTTTTAACACAACTTCTAGAATTGAAATATGTACAGCAATGTATTGAAGAGGCGATGCGCTTGTATCCGCCAGCCTATATCATAGATCGGGTGGCTATAGAAGATGATGAATTTGAAGGCTTAAATATCCCAAAAGACTCCTTGGTTTTAATGAGTATTTATGAGCTTCATAGAAATGAAAATTTTTGGGAAGCACCGAACGAATTTAACCCAGAACGTTTTGATGCCTCAAAGAAGAAAGAATATCAGGAGTATTATTACCCTTTTGGGGCAGGTCCACGAATGTGCGTGGGGAATAATTTTGCTATGTATGAAATGATCATTGCGGTTACAGAGCTTCTTCAGAAATATAAAATGACTACTGTTCTGCCAGAGGTAACAATAAATCCGTTAATTTCTTTAAAGCCGGAAAATGTCTTAATTAGTTTTACAGCTAGAAACTAA
- a CDS encoding acyl-CoA dehydrogenase: MKKNHYTLGVLQYIPFFYVIWSDDLLSASEINIVTTAFKDDETLTVEDQKTLTSWLNKNKKPSSQELKSWRLTISNAQIKLIEHDAYPLANLAKRLVDRYFSETPINKQLQHIELNLGIQPNHYHHLFDVEVQQEATSEFYNANELDAILKGEFAAGVTAFHDVLKNPVFNWEIQRNKEEFRATVLQQVKELAKNNYGAMAYPEAYGGSEDMPGYAFIFENIMFVDGSLAIKFGVQFGLFGGSIQKLGTKYHHDLYLDTTGKAELLGCFAMTETGHGSNVRGIKTTATYEKETDSIIIHTPGKNDNKEYIGNALDATMASVFAQLIVNGKNEGVHAILVPVRDEHHQLLPGVKIEDNGYKLGLNGVDNGKIWFNQVRVPRKNLLNKYGDITAEGTYHSEIENPNKRFFTMLGTLVGGRICVARAGLGGAKKALTITVKHALKRRQFNDNKKIQEDLLMDYPTHQLRLTPPIAKAYVYDITLQHIMKIYSDDSKTDKREIETQVAGLKSIITWYANDTIQECREACGGKGYLIENRIADLKGDVDIFTTFEGDNNVLLQLAAKGVLSDFKAEFNSAGFASVLKLLTSQLNDKLTTINPIYTNKTDPDHLYNPKFHQHAFEYRTRRLTYTLAMRIRDYIKDGVPSYQAFLKVQTHLLALGKAYSCQLSYEIFSKFTETIADEKNKALFEKLGTLHALHEIRHDATWYLEQGYIGGTKSKAIRQRVERICTELRPHINTLVDGFGIPEHLITAPIAK; the protein is encoded by the coding sequence ATGAAAAAGAATCATTACACTTTAGGCGTTTTACAATATATTCCATTTTTTTATGTGATTTGGTCAGATGACCTGCTCTCTGCTTCCGAAATAAACATTGTTACTACGGCATTTAAAGACGATGAAACCTTAACCGTTGAAGATCAGAAAACACTAACAAGTTGGTTGAACAAAAACAAAAAACCTTCTTCTCAAGAATTGAAGTCATGGAGGCTCACCATAAGTAATGCTCAAATTAAATTAATAGAGCATGATGCTTACCCCTTAGCTAATTTAGCTAAACGATTGGTAGATCGTTATTTTTCCGAGACTCCCATAAATAAACAATTACAACACATTGAACTAAATCTGGGCATCCAACCCAATCATTACCATCATTTATTTGATGTTGAAGTACAGCAAGAAGCTACCTCAGAATTTTACAATGCCAACGAATTAGATGCTATACTTAAGGGGGAGTTTGCCGCTGGTGTAACTGCATTTCATGATGTTTTAAAAAATCCCGTTTTCAATTGGGAGATTCAACGAAATAAGGAGGAATTTAGAGCTACCGTTTTGCAGCAAGTAAAAGAATTAGCAAAGAATAACTATGGTGCTATGGCGTATCCTGAAGCCTATGGTGGATCAGAAGACATGCCTGGATATGCTTTTATTTTTGAGAATATCATGTTTGTTGACGGGAGCTTAGCTATAAAATTTGGGGTGCAGTTTGGGCTCTTTGGCGGAAGCATACAAAAATTAGGCACTAAATACCATCATGATTTGTATTTAGACACCACAGGAAAAGCTGAGTTATTAGGTTGTTTTGCTATGACAGAAACAGGTCATGGCTCCAATGTACGAGGTATAAAAACTACTGCAACTTATGAAAAAGAGACGGATAGTATTATCATTCATACTCCCGGAAAAAACGACAATAAAGAATATATAGGTAATGCCTTAGATGCTACTATGGCTTCTGTTTTTGCACAGCTTATTGTGAATGGCAAAAACGAAGGCGTGCATGCTATTTTAGTTCCTGTACGCGATGAGCACCATCAATTACTTCCTGGAGTAAAAATCGAAGACAATGGATATAAACTTGGATTGAATGGTGTGGATAATGGAAAAATATGGTTTAACCAAGTACGTGTTCCAAGAAAAAATCTATTAAATAAATATGGAGATATTACTGCAGAAGGTACCTATCATTCAGAAATAGAAAATCCAAACAAACGTTTTTTTACCATGCTTGGCACATTAGTTGGCGGAAGAATCTGTGTAGCAAGAGCAGGCTTAGGAGGCGCTAAAAAAGCCCTAACAATTACAGTAAAACATGCTTTAAAAAGAAGACAGTTTAACGATAATAAAAAAATACAAGAAGATTTATTGATGGACTACCCTACCCATCAATTAAGATTAACACCTCCTATTGCCAAAGCATATGTTTATGATATAACCCTTCAGCACATCATGAAAATATATAGTGATGATAGCAAAACGGATAAACGTGAGATTGAAACGCAAGTGGCCGGTTTAAAATCTATTATTACCTGGTATGCAAATGATACTATCCAAGAATGCAGGGAAGCCTGCGGAGGGAAAGGGTATCTGATAGAGAATCGTATTGCCGATTTGAAAGGCGATGTAGACATTTTTACCACATTTGAAGGAGATAATAACGTTTTACTGCAATTAGCCGCAAAAGGTGTGCTATCTGATTTTAAGGCTGAGTTTAATAGTGCTGGTTTCGCATCAGTATTAAAACTACTAACATCACAACTAAACGATAAGCTAACCACCATAAATCCCATCTATACGAACAAAACGGATCCTGATCATTTATACAATCCAAAATTTCATCAGCATGCATTTGAATATAGAACAAGAAGATTAACCTATACCTTAGCGATGCGGATTCGCGATTATATCAAAGATGGTGTGCCTTCTTACCAAGCATTTTTAAAAGTGCAAACACACTTATTAGCTTTAGGTAAAGCTTACAGCTGTCAATTATCTTACGAAATCTTTTCAAAATTCACGGAGACTATCGCAGATGAGAAAAACAAAGCACTTTTTGAAAAATTAGGTACGTTACATGCCTTACACGAAATAAGACATGATGCTACTTGGTATCTAGAACAGGGATATATTGGCGGAACAAAATCAAAAGCCATCCGTCAACGTGTAGAACGTATTTGCACAGAATTACGCCCTCATATAAATACGCTCGTAGACGGCTTTGGAATTCCAGAACATTTAATAACTGCCCCCATCGCAAAATAG
- a CDS encoding quinol:cytochrome C oxidoreductase: MYTISNRLKIASIVLMVLGAIGIGIGFMSSPGTVQEAKAMVASHDDGHGGGHAEAAEHHEEVNDHGAAPEAHGESHDASHDEHLLHQLQNRPWAALYVAAFFFFMISLGVLAFNAIQRAAQAGWSPLLFRVMEGITSYLVPGGIIVFVILALSVAHMNHLFVWMDAEVVANDKLLQGKSGFLNGPFFLIRAAIFLGGWIFYREYSRKLSLAQDAATDDTNFVKNFRLSAAFLVFYLVTESMMSWDWIMSVDPHWFSTLFGWYIFASMFVSGITVIALVTIYLKSKGHLQDVNNSHIHDLAKFMFGISIFWTYLWFSQFMLIWYSNIPEEVTYYITRIEDFKLPFFGMIAMNFLFPLLLLMNSDFKRVNWFVVMAGIVILAGHYLDIFNAIMPSTVGDQWYIGIPEIGAVLFFAGLFIFWVFRALSKAPLQPTRNPFIEESKHFHY, from the coding sequence ATGTACACTATTTCAAATAGATTAAAAATTGCTTCAATTGTATTAATGGTTCTTGGTGCCATAGGAATCGGTATTGGCTTTATGTCAAGTCCGGGAACTGTTCAGGAAGCTAAGGCTATGGTGGCTAGTCATGATGATGGACACGGAGGTGGTCATGCCGAGGCTGCAGAACACCATGAAGAGGTAAATGATCATGGTGCTGCTCCAGAAGCACACGGTGAATCTCATGATGCTTCACATGATGAGCATTTATTACATCAATTACAGAATAGACCTTGGGCGGCATTGTATGTTGCGGCATTCTTTTTCTTTATGATTTCATTAGGTGTGTTAGCCTTTAATGCAATTCAAAGAGCAGCACAAGCAGGTTGGTCTCCTTTACTTTTTAGAGTAATGGAAGGTATTACTTCTTATTTAGTGCCAGGAGGTATTATTGTATTTGTAATCTTAGCACTCTCTGTTGCACATATGAATCATTTATTTGTGTGGATGGATGCTGAAGTAGTTGCGAATGATAAATTATTACAGGGGAAATCGGGATTTTTAAACGGGCCATTCTTTTTAATCAGAGCGGCAATATTTTTAGGAGGCTGGATTTTTTATAGAGAGTATTCTCGTAAATTATCTCTAGCGCAAGATGCGGCTACAGATGATACAAACTTTGTAAAAAACTTTAGATTGTCTGCGGCGTTCTTAGTTTTCTATTTAGTTACAGAATCTATGATGTCTTGGGATTGGATTATGAGTGTAGATCCACACTGGTTCTCTACATTGTTTGGTTGGTATATCTTTGCTAGTATGTTTGTTTCTGGTATTACGGTAATCGCATTGGTTACAATTTACCTTAAATCTAAAGGACATTTACAAGATGTTAATAATAGCCACATTCATGATTTAGCAAAATTCATGTTCGGTATTAGTATTTTTTGGACATACCTATGGTTCTCGCAATTTATGTTAATTTGGTATTCTAACATTCCGGAAGAGGTTACATATTACATCACTAGAATAGAAGATTTTAAACTTCCATTCTTCGGTATGATCGCAATGAACTTTTTATTTCCATTGTTGTTGTTAATGAATAGTGATTTCAAACGAGTAAATTGGTTTGTTGTTATGGCGGGTATCGTTATTTTAGCAGGACATTATTTAGATATTTTCAATGCAATAATGCCTTCAACAGTTGGGGATCAATGGTATATTGGTATTCCAGAAATAGGGGCAGTATTGTTTTTTGCTGGATTATTTATCTTTTGGGTATTCAGAGCGCTTTCAAAAGCACCTTTACAGCCAACACGTAATCCATTTATAGAAGAGAGTAAGCATTTTCATTACTAG
- a CDS encoding GIN domain-containing protein has protein sequence MKFKLITLAIFLFSISLSYGQRKPKIRGSRLVIETTQELDPFTAIELNDDLDIVLRKASDCGFSLVIDDNLVDILKFRVEDETLKISSFYNIVAKKKMEIIVYYNTLNALTMVDGKIEMKDHINTDALAISTYGSSKLQLNVDAQTVEVMMLDNSFAELNIVADTLNMSFKDRVDAEIFATTKVQNFDMYKNAQLKINGNTEGMNVHLFENASLKASDLDAGDVTLALEASSSAYIKAFNNFSLSSKDSAKTYLYGPAAITIVDFLDTSQLNKR, from the coding sequence ATGAAATTTAAATTAATTACACTTGCCATTTTCTTGTTTTCTATAAGTCTTTCCTACGGTCAGCGTAAGCCTAAAATAAGAGGAAGTAGATTAGTGATAGAAACTACTCAAGAATTAGACCCTTTTACAGCCATTGAATTAAATGATGATCTCGACATTGTTTTAAGGAAAGCATCAGATTGTGGGTTTAGCTTAGTGATAGATGATAACTTGGTAGATATATTAAAATTCAGGGTAGAAGACGAAACCTTAAAAATCAGTTCGTTCTATAATATAGTGGCTAAAAAGAAAATGGAGATTATTGTGTATTATAATACGCTGAATGCTCTTACTATGGTTGATGGTAAGATAGAAATGAAGGATCATATTAATACAGATGCTTTAGCAATTAGTACTTATGGTTCCTCTAAACTTCAGTTAAATGTAGATGCTCAAACAGTAGAGGTAATGATGTTAGACAATAGTTTTGCAGAGTTAAACATTGTTGCAGATACTTTAAATATGTCTTTTAAAGATAGAGTGGATGCTGAAATATTTGCAACAACAAAAGTTCAGAACTTTGATATGTATAAAAATGCCCAATTAAAAATCAATGGAAATACAGAGGGTATGAATGTCCATCTATTTGAGAATGCAAGTTTAAAGGCTAGCGACCTAGATGCGGGCGATGTAACTTTAGCCCTAGAAGCATCTTCTAGCGCCTATATTAAAGCCTTTAATAACTTTTCATTAAGTTCTAAGGATTCTGCAAAGACATACTTATATGGGCCCGCAGCAATCACTATAGTCGATTTTTTAGATACCTCACAACTTAATAAGCGATAG
- a CDS encoding cytochrome c has protein sequence MKSFIKIIAIGLILVSFASCSNKNSRNYQYMPNMYESIGYETYQKVEFLPNSSEAGQPVENTIPRGKMPYKFANGLEGKELARLEASPLDSLKTVENLAAGSELYAIYCAICHGVKGDGKGTLVSREKILGVPNYSDVGRNITVGSTYHTIYYGLNSMGSYANQLNERERWEVAEYVMKLKQDLTK, from the coding sequence ATGAAGAGTTTTATAAAAATTATAGCAATCGGTTTAATTTTGGTTTCTTTTGCCTCTTGTTCAAACAAGAACAGTAGAAATTACCAATACATGCCTAACATGTACGAGTCGATAGGCTACGAGACATACCAGAAAGTAGAATTTTTACCTAATAGTTCTGAAGCAGGTCAGCCTGTAGAAAACACTATACCACGTGGAAAAATGCCTTATAAATTTGCCAATGGTCTTGAGGGTAAAGAATTAGCTAGATTAGAAGCCAGTCCTTTAGATTCTTTAAAGACAGTTGAAAATTTAGCAGCAGGTTCAGAATTGTACGCCATTTATTGTGCAATTTGCCATGGTGTTAAAGGAGATGGTAAAGGTACTCTTGTGAGTCGTGAGAAGATATTAGGGGTTCCTAATTATTCCGACGTTGGAAGAAATATTACAGTTGGTAGTACGTACCATACTATTTATTACGGATTGAACTCTATGGGTTCTTATGCAAACCAACTGAACGAAAGAGAACGTTGGGAAGTTGCAGAGTACGTAATGAAATTAAAACAAGATTTAACAAAATAA
- the ruvB gene encoding Holliday junction branch migration DNA helicase RuvB: protein MNEHLDPTNENFTPEEVDIDKALRPISFSDFTGQDQILENLKVFVEAANLRGEALDHTLFHGPPGLGKTTLAHILANELGVGIKITSGPVLDKPGDLAGLLTNLDERDVLFIDEIHRLSPIVEEYLYSAMEDYKIDIMIETGPNARSVQINLNPFTLIGATTRSGLLTSPMRARFGIQSRLQYYSSELLATIVTRSSEILKMPITADAAAEIAGRSRGTPRICNALLRRVRDFAQIKGNGKIDLEISRFALKALNVDAHGLDEMDNKILITLIDKFKGGPVGITTLATAVSESAETIEEVYEPFLIQEGFIMRTPRGREVTELAYKHLGRIKGSVQGGLF, encoded by the coding sequence ATGAATGAACATTTAGACCCTACTAATGAAAACTTTACTCCTGAAGAAGTAGATATAGACAAAGCACTTAGGCCTATAAGTTTTTCTGACTTTACAGGTCAAGATCAAATTTTAGAAAATCTAAAGGTTTTTGTAGAGGCGGCTAACTTACGTGGTGAGGCGCTAGATCATACGCTTTTTCATGGTCCTCCAGGGCTTGGTAAAACAACTTTAGCACATATACTTGCTAATGAACTGGGTGTAGGGATAAAAATTACCTCGGGCCCAGTTTTAGATAAGCCAGGAGATTTAGCCGGTTTATTAACCAACTTAGATGAGCGCGATGTACTTTTTATTGATGAAATTCATAGATTAAGCCCCATTGTAGAAGAATATTTGTATTCTGCTATGGAGGATTATAAAATAGATATTATGATTGAAACAGGGCCTAATGCGCGTTCTGTTCAGATAAATTTAAATCCGTTTACTCTGATTGGAGCAACAACACGCTCTGGCCTGTTAACATCACCAATGCGTGCGCGCTTTGGAATACAAAGTAGATTACAATACTATTCTTCAGAACTTTTAGCGACTATTGTAACGCGAAGTTCAGAGATTTTAAAAATGCCTATAACTGCAGATGCTGCCGCAGAAATTGCAGGAAGAAGTAGGGGAACACCTCGTATCTGTAATGCGCTATTGCGTAGAGTTCGCGACTTTGCACAGATAAAAGGAAATGGAAAAATTGATCTAGAGATTTCTCGTTTTGCTTTAAAAGCCTTAAATGTTGATGCACATGGCTTAGATGAAATGGATAACAAGATCCTTATAACCTTAATAGATAAGTTTAAAGGAGGGCCGGTGGGGATTACCACTTTGGCTACCGCCGTTTCTGAAAGTGCAGAAACAATTGAGGAAGTGTATGAGCCCTTTTTAATACAAGAAGGTTTTATTATGCGTACGCCAAGAGGTAGGGAAGTGACAGAATTAGCGTATAAACATTTAGGACGTATAAAAGGTAGCGTACAAGGAGGATTATTTTAA
- a CDS encoding cbb3-type cytochrome c oxidase subunit I, whose protein sequence is MSATAHAHEDDHAHDDHGHHHKETFVTKYIFSQDHKMIAKQYLITGLIMGAIGIAMSILFRMQLAWPGESFPVFEALLGKWAPGGVMDADIYLALVTIHGTIMVFFVLTAGLSGTFSNLLIPLQIGARDMASGFLNMVSYWLFFLSALIMICSLFIEAGPAAAGWTVYPPLSALPMAQPGSGMGMTLWLVSMAIFIASSLLGSLNYIVTVINLRTKGMSMTRLPLTIWAFFVTAVIGVISFPVLLSAALLLIMDRSFGTSFFLSDIFIQGEVLHYQGGSPVLYEHLFWFLGHPEVYIVLLPALGITSEVMSTNARKPIFGYRAMIASIIAIAFLSTIVWGHHMFISGMNPFLGSVFTFTTLLIAIPSAVKAFNYITTLWKGNLQLNPAMLFSIGLVSTFISGGLTGIILGDSTLDINVHDTYFVIAHFHLVMGISALYGLFAGVYHWFPKMFQGRMMNKNLGYIHFWITAVCAYGVFFPMHFVGMAGVPRRYYQNTAFPMFDELTDVQILITMFAIIAAFAQLVFVYNFVSSIFYGKKGPQNPWKSNTLEWTTPIEHVHGNWPGEIPEVHRWAYDYSKTREDGEYVIPGQDFVPQTVPLQDNEEEMNH, encoded by the coding sequence ATGTCAGCAACAGCACATGCACACGAAGATGATCACGCACATGACGATCATGGACATCATCATAAAGAGACATTTGTAACTAAATATATCTTTAGCCAAGATCATAAAATGATTGCAAAGCAGTACTTAATTACTGGTTTAATCATGGGGGCTATTGGTATTGCAATGTCTATTTTGTTTAGAATGCAATTGGCTTGGCCAGGAGAATCTTTTCCTGTCTTTGAAGCTTTATTAGGCAAATGGGCTCCAGGTGGAGTTATGGATGCTGATATATATTTAGCATTAGTTACAATACACGGTACTATCATGGTATTCTTTGTGTTGACAGCTGGTTTAAGTGGTACGTTTAGTAACCTACTTATTCCATTGCAAATTGGCGCTCGTGATATGGCCTCTGGTTTCTTAAACATGGTATCATACTGGTTGTTCTTTTTATCAGCTTTGATTATGATTTGTTCTTTGTTTATTGAAGCGGGTCCTGCAGCAGCTGGATGGACGGTTTATCCTCCATTAAGTGCATTACCTATGGCGCAACCTGGTTCTGGTATGGGTATGACTTTATGGTTAGTTTCTATGGCTATATTCATTGCATCTTCATTGTTAGGTTCTTTGAACTATATTGTAACCGTAATTAACTTAAGAACCAAAGGAATGTCTATGACTAGACTTCCATTAACTATTTGGGCATTTTTTGTAACAGCTGTGATTGGGGTTATCTCTTTCCCAGTATTATTATCTGCTGCCTTATTGTTAATCATGGATAGAAGTTTTGGTACGTCATTTTTCTTATCAGATATTTTTATTCAAGGAGAAGTATTACACTATCAAGGTGGATCACCTGTATTATATGAACACTTATTCTGGTTCTTAGGTCACCCTGAAGTATATATCGTTTTATTACCAGCATTAGGAATTACCTCAGAAGTAATGTCAACTAATGCACGCAAACCTATTTTTGGTTACCGTGCGATGATTGCTTCTATTATTGCTATCGCATTTTTATCTACAATTGTATGGGGTCACCATATGTTTATTTCAGGAATGAATCCTTTCTTAGGTTCTGTATTTACATTCACCACCTTATTAATTGCAATTCCTTCAGCAGTAAAAGCTTTTAACTATATCACTACGTTATGGAAAGGTAACCTTCAGTTGAATCCAGCCATGCTATTTTCAATAGGTTTGGTATCTACTTTTATTAGTGGTGGTTTAACTGGGATTATTTTAGGAGATAGTACACTAGATATCAACGTTCATGATACGTATTTCGTTATTGCTCACTTCCACTTAGTAATGGGTATATCGGCTCTTTACGGACTTTTTGCAGGGGTGTACCATTGGTTCCCTAAAATGTTCCAAGGTAGAATGATGAATAAAAATTTAGGATATATTCACTTCTGGATTACTGCGGTTTGTGCATACGGTGTGTTCTTTCCAATGCATTTTGTGGGTATGGCAGGGGTTCCTAGAAGATACTATCAGAACACAGCATTCCCAATGTTTGATGAATTGACAGATGTTCAAATATTAATTACAATGTTTGCAATTATTGCTGCATTCGCTCAATTAGTATTCGTTTATAACTTTGTAAGCAGTATTTTTTACGGAAAGAAAGGTCCTCAGAATCCATGGAAATCAAATACTTTGGAATGGACTACGCCTATTGAGCATGTTCATGGTAACTGGCCAGGGGAGATTCCTGAAGTTCACCGTTGGGCATATGACTACAGTAAAACAAGAGAAGATGGGGAATATGTTATTCCTGGTCAAGATTTCGTGCCTCAAACAGTTCCTTTACAGGATAATGAAGAGGAGATGAATCACTAA